The Equus quagga isolate Etosha38 chromosome 2, UCLA_HA_Equagga_1.0, whole genome shotgun sequence genome has a window encoding:
- the ZSWIM8 gene encoding zinc finger SWIM domain-containing protein 8 isoform X5, translated as MELMFAEWEDGERFSFEDSDRFEEDSLCSFISEAESLCQNWRGWRKQSAGPNSPTGGGGGGGGGGTRMRDGLVIPLVELSAKQVAFHIPFEVVEKVYPPVPEQLQLRIAFWSFPENEEDIRLYSCLANGSADEFQRGDQLFRMRAVKDPLQIGFHLSATVVPPQMVPPKGAYNVAVMFDRCRVTSCSCTCGAGAKWCTHVVALCLFRIHNASAVCLRAPVSESLSRLQRDQLQKFAQYLISELPQQILPTAQRLLDELLSSQSTAINTVCGAPDPTAGPSASDQSTWYLDESTLTDNIKKTLHKFCGPSPVVFSDVNSMYLSSTEPPAAAEWACLLRPLRGREPEGVWNLLSIVREMFKRRDSNAAPLLEILTDQCLTYEQITGWWYSVRTSASHSSASGHTGRSNGQSEVAAHACASMCDEMVTLWRLAVLDPALSPQRRRELCVQLRQWQLKVIENVKRGQHKKTLERLFPGFRPAVEACYFNWEEAYPLPGVTYSGTDRKLALCWARALPPRSSASRSGGLEESRERPRPLPAEPAVRPKEPGAKRKGLGEGVPSSQRGPRRLSAEGGDKALHKTGPGGGKAKALGGAGSGGKGSTGGGSKRRLSSEDSSLEPDLAELSLDDSSLALGAEASTFGGFPESPPPCPPPGGSRGPSTFLPEPPDTYEEDGGVYFSEGPEPPTASAGPPGLLPGEVCTRDDLPSTDESGNGLPKTKETAPAVGEEDDDYQAYYLNAQDGAGGEEEKAEGGAGEEHDLFAGLKPLEQESRMEVLFACAEALHAHGYSSEASRLTVELAQDLLANPPDLKVEPPPAKGKKNKVSTSRQTWVATNTLTKAAFLLTVLSERPEHHNLAFRVGMFALELQRPPASTKALEVKLAYQESEVAALLKKIPLGPSEMSTMRCRAEELREGTLCDYRPVLPLMLASFIFDVLCAPVVSPTGSRPPSRNWNNEMPGDEELGFEAAVAALGMKTTVSEAEHPLLCEGTRREKGDLALALMITYKDDQAKLKKILDKLLDRESQTHKPQTLSSFYSSSRPATASQRSPSKHGAPSAPGALQPLTSGSAGPAQPGSVAGAGPGPAEGFTEKNVPESSPHSPCEGLPSEAALTPRPEGKVPSRLALGSRGGYNGRGWGSPGRPKKKHTGMASIDSSAPETTSDSSPTLSRRPLRGGWAPTSWGRGQDSDSISSSSSDSLGSSSSSGSRRASASGGARAKTVEVGRYKGRRPESHAPHVPNQPSEAAAHFYFELAKTVLIKAGGNSSTSIFTHPSSSGGHQGPHRNLHLCAFEIGLYALGLHNFVSPNWLSRTYSSHVSWITGQAMEIGSAALTILVECWDGHLTPPEVASLADRASRARDSNMVRAAAELALSCLPHAHALNPNEIQRALVQCKEQDNLMLEKACMAVEEAAKGGGVYPEVLFEVAHQWFWLYEQTAGGSSTAREGATSCSASGIRAGGEAGRGLPEGRGGPGTEPVTVAAAAVTAAATVVPVISVGSSLYPGPGLGHGHSPGLHPYTALQPHLPCSPQYLTHPAHPAHPMPHMPRPAVFPVPSSAYPQGVHPAFLGAQYPYSVTPPSLAATAVSFPVPSMAPITVHPYHTEPGLPLPTSVALSSVHPASTFPAIQGASLPALTTQPSPLVSGGFPPPEEETHSQPVNPHSLHHLHAAYRVGMLALEMLGRRAHNDHPNNFSRSPPYTDDVKWLLGLAAKLGVNYVHQFCVGAAKGVLSPFVLQEIVMETLQRLSPAHAHNHLRAPAFHQLVQRCQQAYMQYIHHRLIHLTPADYDDFVNAIRSARSAFCLTPMGMMQFNDILQNLKRSKQTKELWQRVSLEMTTFSP; from the exons ATGGAGCTGATGTTCGCGGAGTGGGAGGATGGAGAGCGCTTCTCATTCGAGGATTCGGACCGCTTTGAGGAGGATTCGCTCTGTTCCTTCATCTCCGAGGCCGAGAGCCTCTGCCAGAACTGGCGGGGATGGCGCAAACAGTCAGCGGGGCCCAATTCCCCCACTGGCGGCGGCGGTGGAGGTGGCGGTGGCGGTACCAGAATGCGAG ATGGACTGGTGATCCCATTGGTGGAGCTGTCAGCAAAACAGGTGGCATTTCATATCCCATTTGAAGTGGTGGAGAAAGTTTACCCACCAGTGCCTGAGCAGCTACAGCTCCGAATTGCTTTTTGGAGCTTCCCTGAGAATGAAGAGGATATTCG GCTGTATTCCTGCCTGGCCAACGGCAGTGCAGATGAGTTCCAGCGAGGGGATCAGCTGTTCCGTATGAGGGCTGTGAAGGACCCACTGCAGATAG GGTTCCACCTGAGTGCTACAGTGGTGCCACCTCAGATGGTCCCCCCTAAAGGGGCCTACAATGTGGCTGTGATGTTTGACCGCTGCCGGGTCACTTCCTGCAGCTGCACCTGTGGGGCTGGGGCCAAATGGTGCACCCACGTCGTGGCACTCTGTCTCTTCCGCATCCACAAC GCTTCTGCAGTCTGCCTGCGGGCCCCAGTCTCAGAATCCCTGTCTCGGCTGCAGAGGGACCAGTTGCAGAAGTTTGCTCAGTACCTCATCAGTGAGCTCCCTCAGCAG aTCCTCCCTACAGCCCAGCGTCTCCTGGAtgaactcctctcctcccagtcaACAGCCATTAATACAGTGTGTGGAGCCCCAG ACCCCACAGCAGGGCCGTCAGCCTCCGACCAGAGTACTTGGTATTTGGATGAATCGACACTCACTGACAACATCAAGAAGACACTGCACAAGTTCTGTGGCCCCTCTCCTGTGGTCTTTAG TGATGTGAACTCCATGTATTTGTCTTCCACGGAGCCTCCGGCTGCTGCTGAGTGGGCATGTCTGCTGCGCCCTCTGAGGGGCCGTGAGCCAGAGGGCGTCTGGAACCTGCTTAGCATCGTGCGGGAGATGTTCAAACGGAGGGACAGCAATGCTGCTCCCTTGTTGGAAATCCTCACTGACCAGTGCCTCACCTATGAACAG ATAACAGGTTGGTGGTACAGCGTGCGCACCTCAGCCTCACACAGCAGCGCCAGTGGGCACACAGGCCGTAGCAATGGGCAGTCAGAGGTGGCAGCCCATGCATGTGCCAGCATGTGTGACGAGATGGTCACACTGTGGAGGCTGGCTGTGCTGGACCCTGCACTCAGCCCCCAGCG CCGCCGGGAACTGTGCGTGCAACTACGCCAGTGGCAACTAAAGGTGATTGAGAATGTGAAGCGGGGACAGCACAAGAAGACCCTGGAGCGGCTCTTCCCTGGCTTCCGGCCTGCAGTGGAGGCCTGCTACTTCAACTGGGAAGAGGCTTACCCACTTCCCGGCGTCACCTACAGCGGCACTGACCGGAAGCTGGCATTGTGCTGGGCCCGGGCCCTGCCTCCTCGGTCAAGTGCCTCCCGATCTGGGGGCCTGGAGGAATCTCGGGAGCGGCCTCGCCCTCTTCCTGCTGAGCCAGCAGTGCGGCCCAAGGAGCCTGGGGCAAAGCGCAAGGGATTGGGTGAGGGGGTCCCCTCATCGCAGCGGGGTCCCCGCCGCCTCTCAGCTGAGGGGGGAGATAAGGCTCTGCATAAGACGGGTCCAGGTGGGGGCAAAGCCAAGGCACTGGGTGGGGCTGGCAGTGGGGGCAAGGGCTCCACAGGCGGTGGGAGCAAGCGACGGCTGAGCAGTGAAGACAGTTCCCTGGAGCCGGATCTGGCCGAGTTGAGCCTGGATGATAGCAGCCTCGCCCTGGGTGCAGAGGCCAGCACCTTTGGCGGATTCCCTGAGAGCCCgccaccctgccctccccctggTGGCTCCCGAGGCCCTTCCACCTTCCTTCCTGAACCCCCAGATACTTATGAAGAAGATGGTGGCGTGTACTTCTCAGAAGGGCCTGAgcctcccacagcctctgctgGCCCCCCTGGCCTATTGCCTGGggaggtctgtacccgggatgaCCTCCCTTCCACAGATGAGAGTGGCAATGGGCTCCCCAAAACCAAAGAGACAGCCCCTGCTGTTGGAGAGGAGGATGATGACTACCAGGCATATTATCTGAATGCCCAGGATGGGGCTGGGGGCGAGGAAGAGAAGGCCGAGGGCGGGGCTGGGGAGGAGCACGACCTGTTTGCTGGGCTGAAGCCACTGGAGCAGGAGAGCCGCATGGAG GTATTATTTGCCTGTGCTGAGGCCTTGCATGCACATGGCTACAGCAGTGAGGCCTCCCGTCTCACTGTGGAGCTTGCCCAGGATTTGCTAGCCAACCCACCTGACCTCAAGGTAGAGCCGCCCCCTGCCAAG GGCAAGAAGAACAAGGTATCTACAAGCCGTCAGACCTGGGTGGCTACCAACACCCTGACCAAGGCAGCCTTCCTGTTGACAGTGCTAAGTGAGCGCCCAGAGCATCACAACCTGGCCTTCCGAGTTGGCATGTTTGCCTTGGAGCTCCAGAGGCCCCCAGCTTCTACCAAGGCCTTGGAG GTGAAGCTGGCATACCAGGAGTCTGAGGTGGCCGCTTTGCTCAAGAAGATTCCTTTGGGTCCAAGTGAGATGAGTACCATGCGGTGCCGGGCAGAGGAACTTCGGGAGGGGACACTCTGTGACTATCGGCCTGTTTTGCCTCTCATGTTGGCCAGTTTCATCTTTGATGTTCTCTGTGCTCCAG TGGTTTCCCCCACGGGTTCCCGGCCCCCAAGTCGCAACTGGAACAATGAGATGCCTGGGGAtgaggagctgggatttgaagcagCAGTTGCTGCCTTGG GCATGAAGACAACAGTGAGTGAGGCAGAGCACCCCCTCTTATGTGAAGGCACACGTCGGGAGAAGGGTGACCTGGCATTGGCACTAATGATCACTTACAAGGATGACCAGGCCAAACTCAAAAAG ATCTTAGACAAACTCTTGGACCGAGAGAGCCAGACGCATAAGCCACAGACACTGAGTTCGTTCTACTCATCTAGCCGCCCAGCCACAGCCAGCCAGAGGTCTCCTTCAAAGCATGGGGCCCCATCTGCCCCAGGGGCCCTGCAGCCACTGACCTCAGGCTCTGCAGGGCCTGCTCAGCCAGGGAGTgtggcaggggctgggccaggccccgCTGAGGGCTTCACAGAGAAGAATGTGCCTG AGAGTTCCCCACATTCCCCCTGTGAGGGTCTCCCATCTGAGGCAGCTTTGACCCCAAGGCCAGAAGGGAAGGTTCCTAGCCGCTTGGCTCTTGGCAGTCGTGGAGGCTACAATGGACGGGGCTGGGGCTCCCCAGGGCGGCCTAAGAAGAAGCACACAG GCATGGCCAGCATTGACAGCAGTGCCCCTGAAACAACATCAGATAGCTCTCCCACCTTAAGCCGGAGGCCACTTCGAGGGGGCTGGGCACCTACCTCCTGGGGTCGAGGACAGGACAGTGACAGCATTAGCAGCTCTTCCTCGGACTCCCTTGGCTCCTCATCCTCCAGTGGAAGTCGCCGGGCCAGTGCCAGTGGAGGGGCTCGGGCGAAGACAGTTGAAGTTGGCAG GTACAAGGGCCGTCGTCCCGAGAGTCATGCCCCCCATGTACCCAATCAGCCGTCAGAGGCAGCTGCACACTTCTACTTCGAGCTGGCGAAGACAGTGCTGATCAAGGCAGGAGGCAACAGCAGCACTTCCATTTTCACACATCCATCTTCCTCAGGGGGCCACCAGGGTCCTCACCGCAACCTGCACCTTTGCGCCTTCGAGATTGGGCTTTATGCCCTTGGCCTGCACAACTTTGTTTCTCCTAACTGGCTCTCACGTACCTATTCTTCCCACGTTTCCTGGATTACAG GCCAGGCAATGGAGATTGGCAGTGCAGCCCTGACTATACTGGTAGAGTGCTGGGATGGGCACCTGACGCCCCCTGAGGTTGCATCCCTGGCTGACAGGGCATCACGGGCACGAGATTCCAATATGGTGAGGGCAGCAGCAGAGCTAGCCCTAAGCTGCCTCCCTCATGCCCATGCGTTGAACCCCAATGAGATCCAGCGGGCCCTGGTGCAGTGCAAGGAGCAG GATAACCTGATGTTGGAGAAGGCCTGCATGGCAGTGGAAGAGGCGGCTAAGGGTGGGGGTGTATACCCCGaagtgttgtttgaggttgctcaCCAGTGGTTCTGGCTATATGAGCAAACAGCAGGTGGCTCATCCACAGCCCGTGAAGGGGCTACAAGCTGTAGTGCCAGTGGGatcagggcaggtggggaggctggGCGGGGGCTGCCTGAGGGCAGGGGGGGCCCAGGGACTGAGCCGGTTACAGTGGCTGCAgcagcagtgacagcagcagcCACAGTGGTGCCAGTCATCTCGGTGGGGTCCAGTTTATATCCGGGTCCAGGACTGGGGCATGGTCATTCCCCTGGCCTGCACCCCTACACGGCTCTACAGCCCCACCTGCCCTGCAGCCCTCAATACCTCACCCACCCAGCTCACCCTGCCCACCCCATGCCTCATATGCCCCGGCCTGCCGTCTTCCCTGTGCCCAGCTCTGCATACCCACAG GGTGTGCATCCTGCATTCCTGGGGGCTCAGTACCCTTACTCAGTGACTCCTCCCTCACTTGCTGCCACTGCTGTGTCTTTCCCCGTCCCTTCCATGGCACCCATCACAGTACATCCCTACCACACAGAGCCAGGGCTCCCACTGCCCACCAGTGTGGCCT TGAGCAGTGTCCATCCAGCGTCCACATTTCCAGCCATCCAGGGTGCCTCGCTGCCTGCCCTGACCACACAGCCCAGCCCGCTGGTGAGCGGGGGTTTTCCACCACCCGAGGAAGAGACGCACAGTCAGCCTGTCAACCCACACAGCCTACACCACCTGCATGCTGCCTACCGTGTTG GGATGCTGGCACTGGAGATGCTGGGTCGCCGGGCACACAATGATCACCCCAACAACTTCTCCCGCTCCCCCCCCTACACTGATGATGTCAAATGGTTGCTGGGGCTGGCAGCAAAGCTGG gagtGAACTACGTGCACCAGTTCTGTGTGGGGGCAGCCAAGGGGGTGCTGAGCCCGTTTGTGCTGCAGGAGATCGTCATGGAGACGCTGCAGCGGCTGAGCCCTGCTCATGCCCACAACCACCTGCGTGCCCCGGCCTTCCACCAACTGGTGCAGCGCTGCCAACAGGCATACATGCAG TACATCCACCACCGCTTGATTCACCTGACCCCTGCCGACTACGACGACTTTGTGAATGCGATCCGCAGTGCCCGCAGCGCCTTCTGCCTGACACCCATGGGCATGATGCAGTTCAACGACATCCTGCAGAACCTCAAGCGCAGCAAACAGACCAAGGAGCTGTGGCAGCGGGTCTCACTCGAGATGACCACCTTCTCCCCCTGA
- the ZSWIM8 gene encoding zinc finger SWIM domain-containing protein 8 isoform X4 codes for MELMFAEWEDGERFSFEDSDRFEEDSLCSFISEAESLCQNWRGWRKQSAGPNSPTGGGGGGGGGGTRMRDGLVIPLVELSAKQVAFHIPFEVVEKVYPPVPEQLQLRIAFWSFPENEEDIRLYSCLANGSADEFQRGDQLFRMRAVKDPLQIGFHLSATVVPPQMVPPKGAYNVAVMFDRCRVTSCSCTCGAGAKWCTHVVALCLFRIHNASAVCLRAPVSESLSRLQRDQLQKFAQYLISELPQQILPTAQRLLDELLSSQSTAINTVCGAPDPTAGPSASDQSTWYLDESTLTDNIKKTLHKFCGPSPVVFSDVNSMYLSSTEPPAAAEWACLLRPLRGREPEGVWNLLSIVREMFKRRDSNAAPLLEILTDQCLTYEQITGWWYSVRTSASHSSASGHTGRSNGQSEVAAHACASMCDEMVTLWRLAVLDPALSPQRRRELCVQLRQWQLKVIENVKRGQHKKTLERLFPGFRPAVEACYFNWEEAYPLPGVTYSGTDRKLALCWARALPPRSSASRSGGLEESRERPRPLPAEPAVRPKEPGAKRKGLGEGVPSSQRGPRRLSAEGGDKALHKTGPGGGKAKALGGAGSGGKGSTGGGSKRRLSSEDSSLEPDLAELSLDDSSLALGAEASTFGGFPESPPPCPPPGGSRGPSTFLPEPPDTYEEDGGVYFSEGPEPPTASAGPPGLLPGEVCTRDDLPSTDESGNGLPKTKETAPAVGEEDDDYQAYYLNAQDGAGGEEEKAEGGAGEEHDLFAGLKPLEQESRMEVLFACAEALHAHGYSSEASRLTVELAQDLLANPPDLKVEPPPAKGKKNKVSTSRQTWVATNTLTKAAFLLTVLSERPEHHNLAFRVGMFALELQRPPASTKALEVKLAYQESEVAALLKKIPLGPSEMSTMRCRAEELREGTLCDYRPVLPLMLASFIFDVLCAPVVSPTGSRPPSRNWNNEMPGDEELGFEAAVAALGMKTTVSEAEHPLLCEGTRREKGDLALALMITYKDDQAKLKKILDKLLDRESQTHKPQTLSSFYSSSRPATASQRSPSKHGAPSAPGALQPLTSGSAGPAQPGSVAGAGPGPAEGFTEKNVPESSPHSPCEGLPSEAALTPRPEGKVPSRLALGSRGGYNGRGWGSPGRPKKKHTGMASIDSSAPETTSDSSPTLSRRPLRGGWAPTSWGRGQDSDSISSSSSDSLGSSSSSGSRRASASGGARAKTVEVGRYKGRRPESHAPHVPNQPSEAAAHFYFELAKTVLIKAGGNSSTSIFTHPSSSGGHQGPHRNLHLCAFEIGLYALGLHNFVSPNWLSRTYSSHVSWITGQAMEIGSAALTILVECWDGHLTPPEVASLADRASRARDSNMVRAAAELALSCLPHAHALNPNEIQRALVQCKEQDNLMLEKACMAVEEAAKGGGVYPEVLFEVAHQWFWLYEQTAGGSSTAREGATSCSASGIRAGGEAGRGLPEGRGGPGTEPVTVAAAAVTAAATVVPVISVGSSLYPGPGLGHGHSPGLHPYTALQPHLPCSPQYLTHPAHPAHPMPHMPRPAVFPVPSSAYPQGVHPAFLGAQYPYSVTPPSLAATAVSFPVPSMAPITVHPYHTEPGLPLPTSVACELWGQGTVSSVHPASTFPAIQGASLPALTTQPSPLVSGGFPPPEEETHSQPVNPHSLHHLHAAYRVGMLALEMLGRRAHNDHPNNFSRSPPYTDDVKWLLGLAAKLGDRHGDAAAAEPCSCPQPPACPGLPPTGAALPTGIHAGDNPGSMEQGGAPPWQYIHHRLIHLTPADYDDFVNAIRSARSAFCLTPMGMMQFNDILQNLKRSKQTKELWQRVSLEMTTFSP; via the exons ATGGAGCTGATGTTCGCGGAGTGGGAGGATGGAGAGCGCTTCTCATTCGAGGATTCGGACCGCTTTGAGGAGGATTCGCTCTGTTCCTTCATCTCCGAGGCCGAGAGCCTCTGCCAGAACTGGCGGGGATGGCGCAAACAGTCAGCGGGGCCCAATTCCCCCACTGGCGGCGGCGGTGGAGGTGGCGGTGGCGGTACCAGAATGCGAG ATGGACTGGTGATCCCATTGGTGGAGCTGTCAGCAAAACAGGTGGCATTTCATATCCCATTTGAAGTGGTGGAGAAAGTTTACCCACCAGTGCCTGAGCAGCTACAGCTCCGAATTGCTTTTTGGAGCTTCCCTGAGAATGAAGAGGATATTCG GCTGTATTCCTGCCTGGCCAACGGCAGTGCAGATGAGTTCCAGCGAGGGGATCAGCTGTTCCGTATGAGGGCTGTGAAGGACCCACTGCAGATAG GGTTCCACCTGAGTGCTACAGTGGTGCCACCTCAGATGGTCCCCCCTAAAGGGGCCTACAATGTGGCTGTGATGTTTGACCGCTGCCGGGTCACTTCCTGCAGCTGCACCTGTGGGGCTGGGGCCAAATGGTGCACCCACGTCGTGGCACTCTGTCTCTTCCGCATCCACAAC GCTTCTGCAGTCTGCCTGCGGGCCCCAGTCTCAGAATCCCTGTCTCGGCTGCAGAGGGACCAGTTGCAGAAGTTTGCTCAGTACCTCATCAGTGAGCTCCCTCAGCAG aTCCTCCCTACAGCCCAGCGTCTCCTGGAtgaactcctctcctcccagtcaACAGCCATTAATACAGTGTGTGGAGCCCCAG ACCCCACAGCAGGGCCGTCAGCCTCCGACCAGAGTACTTGGTATTTGGATGAATCGACACTCACTGACAACATCAAGAAGACACTGCACAAGTTCTGTGGCCCCTCTCCTGTGGTCTTTAG TGATGTGAACTCCATGTATTTGTCTTCCACGGAGCCTCCGGCTGCTGCTGAGTGGGCATGTCTGCTGCGCCCTCTGAGGGGCCGTGAGCCAGAGGGCGTCTGGAACCTGCTTAGCATCGTGCGGGAGATGTTCAAACGGAGGGACAGCAATGCTGCTCCCTTGTTGGAAATCCTCACTGACCAGTGCCTCACCTATGAACAG ATAACAGGTTGGTGGTACAGCGTGCGCACCTCAGCCTCACACAGCAGCGCCAGTGGGCACACAGGCCGTAGCAATGGGCAGTCAGAGGTGGCAGCCCATGCATGTGCCAGCATGTGTGACGAGATGGTCACACTGTGGAGGCTGGCTGTGCTGGACCCTGCACTCAGCCCCCAGCG CCGCCGGGAACTGTGCGTGCAACTACGCCAGTGGCAACTAAAGGTGATTGAGAATGTGAAGCGGGGACAGCACAAGAAGACCCTGGAGCGGCTCTTCCCTGGCTTCCGGCCTGCAGTGGAGGCCTGCTACTTCAACTGGGAAGAGGCTTACCCACTTCCCGGCGTCACCTACAGCGGCACTGACCGGAAGCTGGCATTGTGCTGGGCCCGGGCCCTGCCTCCTCGGTCAAGTGCCTCCCGATCTGGGGGCCTGGAGGAATCTCGGGAGCGGCCTCGCCCTCTTCCTGCTGAGCCAGCAGTGCGGCCCAAGGAGCCTGGGGCAAAGCGCAAGGGATTGGGTGAGGGGGTCCCCTCATCGCAGCGGGGTCCCCGCCGCCTCTCAGCTGAGGGGGGAGATAAGGCTCTGCATAAGACGGGTCCAGGTGGGGGCAAAGCCAAGGCACTGGGTGGGGCTGGCAGTGGGGGCAAGGGCTCCACAGGCGGTGGGAGCAAGCGACGGCTGAGCAGTGAAGACAGTTCCCTGGAGCCGGATCTGGCCGAGTTGAGCCTGGATGATAGCAGCCTCGCCCTGGGTGCAGAGGCCAGCACCTTTGGCGGATTCCCTGAGAGCCCgccaccctgccctccccctggTGGCTCCCGAGGCCCTTCCACCTTCCTTCCTGAACCCCCAGATACTTATGAAGAAGATGGTGGCGTGTACTTCTCAGAAGGGCCTGAgcctcccacagcctctgctgGCCCCCCTGGCCTATTGCCTGGggaggtctgtacccgggatgaCCTCCCTTCCACAGATGAGAGTGGCAATGGGCTCCCCAAAACCAAAGAGACAGCCCCTGCTGTTGGAGAGGAGGATGATGACTACCAGGCATATTATCTGAATGCCCAGGATGGGGCTGGGGGCGAGGAAGAGAAGGCCGAGGGCGGGGCTGGGGAGGAGCACGACCTGTTTGCTGGGCTGAAGCCACTGGAGCAGGAGAGCCGCATGGAG GTATTATTTGCCTGTGCTGAGGCCTTGCATGCACATGGCTACAGCAGTGAGGCCTCCCGTCTCACTGTGGAGCTTGCCCAGGATTTGCTAGCCAACCCACCTGACCTCAAGGTAGAGCCGCCCCCTGCCAAG GGCAAGAAGAACAAGGTATCTACAAGCCGTCAGACCTGGGTGGCTACCAACACCCTGACCAAGGCAGCCTTCCTGTTGACAGTGCTAAGTGAGCGCCCAGAGCATCACAACCTGGCCTTCCGAGTTGGCATGTTTGCCTTGGAGCTCCAGAGGCCCCCAGCTTCTACCAAGGCCTTGGAG GTGAAGCTGGCATACCAGGAGTCTGAGGTGGCCGCTTTGCTCAAGAAGATTCCTTTGGGTCCAAGTGAGATGAGTACCATGCGGTGCCGGGCAGAGGAACTTCGGGAGGGGACACTCTGTGACTATCGGCCTGTTTTGCCTCTCATGTTGGCCAGTTTCATCTTTGATGTTCTCTGTGCTCCAG TGGTTTCCCCCACGGGTTCCCGGCCCCCAAGTCGCAACTGGAACAATGAGATGCCTGGGGAtgaggagctgggatttgaagcagCAGTTGCTGCCTTGG GCATGAAGACAACAGTGAGTGAGGCAGAGCACCCCCTCTTATGTGAAGGCACACGTCGGGAGAAGGGTGACCTGGCATTGGCACTAATGATCACTTACAAGGATGACCAGGCCAAACTCAAAAAG ATCTTAGACAAACTCTTGGACCGAGAGAGCCAGACGCATAAGCCACAGACACTGAGTTCGTTCTACTCATCTAGCCGCCCAGCCACAGCCAGCCAGAGGTCTCCTTCAAAGCATGGGGCCCCATCTGCCCCAGGGGCCCTGCAGCCACTGACCTCAGGCTCTGCAGGGCCTGCTCAGCCAGGGAGTgtggcaggggctgggccaggccccgCTGAGGGCTTCACAGAGAAGAATGTGCCTG AGAGTTCCCCACATTCCCCCTGTGAGGGTCTCCCATCTGAGGCAGCTTTGACCCCAAGGCCAGAAGGGAAGGTTCCTAGCCGCTTGGCTCTTGGCAGTCGTGGAGGCTACAATGGACGGGGCTGGGGCTCCCCAGGGCGGCCTAAGAAGAAGCACACAG GCATGGCCAGCATTGACAGCAGTGCCCCTGAAACAACATCAGATAGCTCTCCCACCTTAAGCCGGAGGCCACTTCGAGGGGGCTGGGCACCTACCTCCTGGGGTCGAGGACAGGACAGTGACAGCATTAGCAGCTCTTCCTCGGACTCCCTTGGCTCCTCATCCTCCAGTGGAAGTCGCCGGGCCAGTGCCAGTGGAGGGGCTCGGGCGAAGACAGTTGAAGTTGGCAG GTACAAGGGCCGTCGTCCCGAGAGTCATGCCCCCCATGTACCCAATCAGCCGTCAGAGGCAGCTGCACACTTCTACTTCGAGCTGGCGAAGACAGTGCTGATCAAGGCAGGAGGCAACAGCAGCACTTCCATTTTCACACATCCATCTTCCTCAGGGGGCCACCAGGGTCCTCACCGCAACCTGCACCTTTGCGCCTTCGAGATTGGGCTTTATGCCCTTGGCCTGCACAACTTTGTTTCTCCTAACTGGCTCTCACGTACCTATTCTTCCCACGTTTCCTGGATTACAG GCCAGGCAATGGAGATTGGCAGTGCAGCCCTGACTATACTGGTAGAGTGCTGGGATGGGCACCTGACGCCCCCTGAGGTTGCATCCCTGGCTGACAGGGCATCACGGGCACGAGATTCCAATATGGTGAGGGCAGCAGCAGAGCTAGCCCTAAGCTGCCTCCCTCATGCCCATGCGTTGAACCCCAATGAGATCCAGCGGGCCCTGGTGCAGTGCAAGGAGCAG GATAACCTGATGTTGGAGAAGGCCTGCATGGCAGTGGAAGAGGCGGCTAAGGGTGGGGGTGTATACCCCGaagtgttgtttgaggttgctcaCCAGTGGTTCTGGCTATATGAGCAAACAGCAGGTGGCTCATCCACAGCCCGTGAAGGGGCTACAAGCTGTAGTGCCAGTGGGatcagggcaggtggggaggctggGCGGGGGCTGCCTGAGGGCAGGGGGGGCCCAGGGACTGAGCCGGTTACAGTGGCTGCAgcagcagtgacagcagcagcCACAGTGGTGCCAGTCATCTCGGTGGGGTCCAGTTTATATCCGGGTCCAGGACTGGGGCATGGTCATTCCCCTGGCCTGCACCCCTACACGGCTCTACAGCCCCACCTGCCCTGCAGCCCTCAATACCTCACCCACCCAGCTCACCCTGCCCACCCCATGCCTCATATGCCCCGGCCTGCCGTCTTCCCTGTGCCCAGCTCTGCATACCCACAG GGTGTGCATCCTGCATTCCTGGGGGCTCAGTACCCTTACTCAGTGACTCCTCCCTCACTTGCTGCCACTGCTGTGTCTTTCCCCGTCCCTTCCATGGCACCCATCACAGTACATCCCTACCACACAGAGCCAGGGCTCCCACTGCCCACCAGTGTGGCCTGTGAGTTGTGGGGACAGGGAACAG TGAGCAGTGTCCATCCAGCGTCCACATTTCCAGCCATCCAGGGTGCCTCGCTGCCTGCCCTGACCACACAGCCCAGCCCGCTGGTGAGCGGGGGTTTTCCACCACCCGAGGAAGAGACGCACAGTCAGCCTGTCAACCCACACAGCCTACACCACCTGCATGCTGCCTACCGTGTTG GGATGCTGGCACTGGAGATGCTGGGTCGCCGGGCACACAATGATCACCCCAACAACTTCTCCCGCTCCCCCCCCTACACTGATGATGTCAAATGGTTGCTGGGGCTGGCAGCAAAGCTGG GAGATCGTCATGGAGACGCTGCAGCGGCTGAGCCCTGCTCATGCCCACAACCACCTGCGTGCCCCGGCCTTCCACCAACTGGTGCAGCGCTGCCAACAGGCATACATGCAGGTGACAACCCAGGAAGTATGGAGCAGGGTGGAGCACCTCCTTGGCAG TACATCCACCACCGCTTGATTCACCTGACCCCTGCCGACTACGACGACTTTGTGAATGCGATCCGCAGTGCCCGCAGCGCCTTCTGCCTGACACCCATGGGCATGATGCAGTTCAACGACATCCTGCAGAACCTCAAGCGCAGCAAACAGACCAAGGAGCTGTGGCAGCGGGTCTCACTCGAGATGACCACCTTCTCCCCCTGA